The nucleotide sequence GCTTCCCGCAGTCGGGGAATTGAGCCCTGGGGAGGAGCCTTTTGCGAGAACGTGAGCGCGCCCCAACACGCCTCAGACCTCGTAAACCCACTTGGCAAAGACCGGGGAAGCGGCTGGCGCACCGACTGCGGTGAACTCAAGAAATTAACCTGTGCTGCAATTAAACGGGCTGCCGCCCTTTCACACTCACCTCGAGCGACCGAGATAGAGAGAGCTCCCGAACCGGCCGCGGGGGGACCTGGCTCCACCCTCCCGTCCCAGGAGAAGAGGACAAAAAGGGGAGATGGACTTGGAGGTGGCCCCGCCCTTCACAACGCTCCAATCCTTGGAAACCAAACCTCCTCTCCAAGCCTCCACGTCTAGAAGGGACAAAGACAGCGAGGAGATCCAGAGACCAACGGGGGAGATGGTGGCTTTCAGGCTTCTGGTGTGGGTGCGTGGGGGAAAGGTACAATGGTTAAGTTTCCATCCCAAATACGGCACCACACGATGGTCTTTAGAAGACACACTCGGTCTTTGGTTTAGAAGCAAATTGACTTCCTGAAGCTGTGAAGCGAACTATCGCAAAACTCTCTTGCTTTTTGAATGTGGGGGCGATACGAATTCAATTAATGATGCCATACACATCATCTTTTCGACTTTTTAGAAGTCACAAACGCTTTAACTCCCCAGTGAAAATAATTGAAAGAGGTTAAACATAAAGggaatgggcttttcttttttcttgtttttatttggggcaatttttcaaatgattaaaaaaaaactgtataaaaGCTGGGTCAGTCAAGGAAAGCGCTGTGGCCGAAGGTTTTCGTGAAAACCTTAGTAAACTTGGCATTTAAGTAACTGTAATTATGCTTTGCCATTAGCAGACCATTAAGATAAACAGGAGAAAGTTCACACCTCCTGCTATTTTGTTCCCTAAGAATATTCACAAAGATAATACCAGGCTAGTTGGTGGGTTATCTTCTCCATTAGGAGGGTTAATGTTtaaatttgttaattaaaatacaaaaaatttggtTTCCTACACAGCCAACAATGTGAGGGAAGTCTCATGGGGACATCCTGACTCATTGAAATTTACCTTTTGTTACTTTATCCTGTGGCATTATCCCCTGGAGTCATATGGGGTTTCAAGACTATTAATGTTGCAGGGAATGTGAATATGTTAGAAGTCTGGACTTTCTTCTCCCTTATCATGGGTGACTGGCATACACACTCCTCATAAAGAGAAATTATGGCTCATCAAAAGAGTGACTTTATGAGCATTAATAGAATAATAAATCTTGCACTTTTAGTTCAAGAAACAGTGAAGTCTTATAATCAGAATGACCAATGCAAGTATGATCCATTCACTTGCCCAACTCTCAACAGGATACGGATAGTCTAtaaatcattttagtttttaaaacctCAAAAAAGGAAGGCACCCAAATCTCTCAAAGGAAAGTGTTTATGGGGGGAAAGGGACTTCTAGCAAACCTGCAGGAAGAGATCTTGGAAAAACGAACAGTCGGTCCAGAAGCTGAATTAGATAGAATTTCCACCGAAGCAAGAATGGATAGATGTTCTAATGTCGTTGTTTCAATATTTATGTTCtatcatttaaaaagagaaaagtcttCCTGCTTCCTGAAagctataaaaaaaagaaaaatccagttGATAGCCCCATTTTCTAAATTCCAGCTGGAAAACTGTTCGAGTTGATGATTTTAGCAAAAGGAAGAGTAGGTGAATACAATGTGGCTTTTTAACCACATTTTACACATCTCTTAACTTGGTGGTATTTCCCTATGTAAAACTTCCTTTCTATGCAATGCAATGTAATCTTTTTACTAATTGAGTTTGTGATTTTTTAATGAGTTATCTATTTTGAGATCTTTACTCTTGTCGGAAATTACTCAGTCTTCAAAAAATTTTTCTCAAAACTTCAGACTGGATAATTGTGGACGCTCCAAATATCAAAAAAGTGAAGTCACTAGCACACCTTCTttctaatctcttccagaagaaTCAATATATTGTCATAAACccatatttaaacatatataactAGGTAACCAGTGTCCATGCCTAGGGAAAAGTGACTAACAGAAGACAAAGGGGGATGATTCATGATTCTGAACAGCTCTCAAAGGAAGAGACATTGCAATAACTTATATTAAACTTACTCCATATGAATCTTTGTATATATGCCTTTGGATATCAAAGATATTTCAATAGTgatattctaaaattcaaaagaaagtCTTTCTTCCATAGGTAGTAGTTAAATTTACAGTTCTATCAAACTAGTTATTGTAATATGTAATGTG is from Macaca mulatta isolate MMU2019108-1 chromosome 15, T2T-MMU8v2.0, whole genome shotgun sequence and encodes:
- the LOC106993659 gene encoding LOW QUALITY PROTEIN: uncharacterized protein LOC106993659 (The sequence of the model RefSeq protein was modified relative to this genomic sequence to represent the inferred CDS: deleted 3 bases in 3 codons): MGAVLPWGQGRREPGGGEGGRSDEVRGNLGFPRLLGHQRASRSRGIEPWGGAFCENVSAPQHASDLVNPLGKDRGSGWRTDCGELKKLTCAAIKRAAALSHSPRATEIERAPEPAAGGPGSTLPSQEKRTKRGDGLGVAPPFTTLQSLETKPPLQASTSRRDKDSEEIQRPTGRWWLSGFWCGCVGERYNG